A single window of Solenopsis invicta isolate M01_SB chromosome 3, UNIL_Sinv_3.0, whole genome shotgun sequence DNA harbors:
- the LOC120357219 gene encoding uncharacterized protein LOC120357219 — protein MMEDFLCDLLSPSKEDILRRLQDNDITDMKTLGEIITSHVDFKELIPSMGLRLKIKSKYMSMTNVKFPSVKNQQEEPVIAGIVNADGSVLLDTDAVHLDVHSQITDSLHTNIVEPPQLLQDDKVVTESRNKESAESVETFNLQDTDLVTKKRKLNRGVDFDVKEILEKDATGRAVLNIYNNTRDLSTKCQSYVCDIIVTHALNNCITNLRNEDFDAIADNIVHVFPEECKETYYVPPVSKRDSSNQKSKVAKGKLVDKYRNKISFLREAKINVTSDVIPEAATCMSSEAHQENSKLWLIHNRADVINYWNTSYTLRLVNCMNKKTLHDLLEEWPILLTENSYFYNFCFIGRNIIQKNRTV, from the exons ATGATGGAAGATTTTTTGTGCGATCTATTGTCACCGTCCAAAGAGGACATTTTAAGGAGATTACAGG ATAATGACATAACCGACATGAAGACTCTGGGAGAAATAATTACCAGCCACGTTGACTTCAAAGAATTAATTCCCAGCATGGGGTTAAGActtaaaatcaaatcaaaatatatgaGCATGACAAAT GTTAAATTTCCAAGTGTCAAAAATCAACAAGAAGAACCCGTAATCGCCGGAATTGTTAACGCTGACGGATCCGTTTTATTGGATACTGATGCAGTGCACCTCGATGTACACAGCCAAATTACCGATTCACTACATACAAATATTGTTGAACCACCACAGTTATTGCAGGACGATAAAGTTGTTACTGAGAGTCGTAATAAAGAAAGCGCGGAATCAGTTGAGACATTCAATTTACAAGACACAGATCTGgtcacaaaaaaaagaaaattaaaccgGGGTGTAGACTTTGAcgtaaaagaaatattggaaaaagatGCAACGGGACGAGCGGTactaaacatttataacaaCACGAGGGACTTATCAACAAAATGTCAAAGTTATGTATGTGACATCATTGTCACACATGCTTTGAACAACTGCATAAC aaatcttcGAAACGAGGATTTTGACGCTATTGCTGATAATATCGTTCACGTATTTCCGGAAGAATGTAAAGAAACATATTATGTTCCTCCTGTGTCTAAAAGAGATTCTTCGAACCAAAAATCGAAAGTTGCTAAAGGGAAGTTGGTGGATAAATACcggaataaaatttcatttttacgagaagcgaaaataaatgtaacaagcGACGTAATACCTGAGGCAGCTACTTGCATGTCGTCGGAAGCGCATCAGG AAAACAGTAAATTATGGCTAATCCACAATAGAGCTGACGTCATAAACTATTGGAATACTTCGTATACATTGCGACTGGTAAATTGCATGAACAAGAAAACTCTTCATGACCTGTTAGAAGAATGGCCAATTCTATTAACGGAGAAcagttacttttataatttttgtttcattggtcgcaatataattcaaaaaaaccGGACTGTTTAA